A region of Streptomyces halobius DNA encodes the following proteins:
- the hutI gene encoding imidazolonepropionase produces the protein MTTTSAPTTAITHITQLVTNDPSLGAGPLGLIQDATVVIDGDRIAWVGETSKAPATDNAVDAAGRAGLPGFVDSHSHLVFSGDRTAEFNARMSGRPYSAGGIRTTVAATRAATDEALHTNVARYLAEALRQGTTTQETKSGYGLTVEDEARALRIAAAHTDEVTFLGAHIVSPDYADDPDGYVDLVTGPMLDACAPHARWVDVFCERGAFDGDQARAVLTAGKAKGLTPRVHANQLGHGPGVQLAVELDAASADHCTHLTPEDIDALAHSRTVATLLPGAEFSTRAEWPDARRLLDAGATVALSTDCNPGSSFTSSMPFCIALAVRDMGMTPDEAVWSATEGGARALRRTDVGRITPGARADLALLDAPSHVHLAYRPGVPLVTDVWRQGVRVGVRG, from the coding sequence ATGACGACGACCTCCGCGCCGACCACCGCCATCACCCACATCACCCAGCTCGTCACCAACGACCCCTCCCTCGGCGCAGGCCCCCTCGGTCTGATCCAGGACGCGACCGTCGTCATCGACGGCGACCGCATCGCCTGGGTCGGTGAGACAAGCAAAGCACCCGCCACTGACAACGCCGTCGACGCGGCCGGCCGCGCGGGCCTCCCCGGCTTCGTCGACTCCCACTCCCACCTCGTCTTCAGCGGTGACCGCACCGCGGAGTTCAACGCCCGGATGTCCGGCCGTCCTTACTCCGCAGGCGGCATCCGCACCACCGTCGCCGCCACCCGCGCCGCCACCGACGAGGCCCTGCACACCAACGTCGCCCGCTACCTCGCGGAGGCCCTGCGCCAGGGCACCACCACCCAGGAGACCAAGTCCGGCTACGGCCTCACCGTCGAGGACGAGGCCCGCGCGCTGCGCATCGCCGCCGCGCACACCGACGAAGTCACCTTCCTCGGCGCCCACATCGTCTCGCCCGACTACGCCGACGATCCCGACGGCTACGTCGACCTGGTCACCGGCCCGATGCTGGACGCCTGCGCCCCGCACGCCCGCTGGGTCGACGTCTTCTGCGAAAGGGGCGCCTTCGACGGCGACCAGGCGCGCGCCGTCCTCACCGCGGGCAAGGCCAAGGGCCTGACGCCGCGCGTCCACGCCAACCAGCTCGGCCACGGCCCCGGCGTCCAGCTCGCCGTCGAACTCGACGCCGCGTCCGCCGACCACTGCACCCACCTCACCCCCGAGGACATCGACGCCCTCGCCCACTCCCGGACCGTCGCGACGCTCCTCCCGGGCGCCGAGTTCTCCACCCGGGCGGAGTGGCCCGACGCGCGCCGCCTCCTCGACGCGGGCGCCACCGTCGCCCTGTCCACCGACTGCAACCCCGGCTCGTCCTTCACCAGTTCCATGCCGTTCTGCATCGCGCTGGCCGTCCGCGACATGGGGATGACGCCCGACGAGGCGGTCTGGTCGGCGACCGAAGGCGGCGCCCGCGCTCTGCGCCGTACGGACGTCGGCCGGATCACCCCCGGCGCCCGCGCCGACCTCGCACTGCTGGACGCGCCGTCTCACGTCCACCTCGCCTACCGGCCGGGCGTCCCGCTCGTAACGGATGTGTGGCGCCAGGGTGTTCGCGTCGGAGTGCGCGGCTGA
- a CDS encoding RNA polymerase sigma factor SigF, translating into MPEIEGLPDIPPFDEVGPVDARALSKTLFERLETLEEGTHEFAYVRNTLVELNLALVKFAASRFRSRSEPMEDIVQVGTIGLIKAIDRFELSRGVEFPTFAMPTIVGEIKRFFRDTSWSVRVPRRLQELRLDLAKAGDELAQKLDRAPTVKELADRLGITNDEVVEGMAASNAYTASSLDAQPEEDDTEGALADRIGYEDNGLEGIEYVESLKPLIAELPPRDRKILSLRFVANMTQSEIGEELNISQMHVSRLLSRTLVRLRKGLMIEE; encoded by the coding sequence ATGCCCGAGATCGAGGGTCTGCCCGACATCCCGCCGTTCGACGAGGTGGGTCCGGTGGACGCGAGGGCTTTGTCCAAAACCCTCTTCGAGCGTCTGGAAACGCTGGAGGAAGGCACCCACGAATTCGCGTACGTCCGCAACACGCTGGTCGAACTCAATCTCGCCCTGGTGAAGTTCGCGGCCTCCCGCTTCCGCTCCCGCAGTGAGCCCATGGAGGACATCGTCCAGGTCGGCACCATTGGCCTGATCAAGGCGATCGACCGCTTCGAGCTCAGCCGTGGCGTCGAGTTCCCGACGTTCGCGATGCCGACCATCGTCGGCGAGATCAAGCGCTTCTTCCGCGACACCAGCTGGTCGGTGCGGGTACCGAGGCGCCTGCAGGAGCTGCGTCTGGATCTGGCCAAGGCCGGCGACGAACTGGCGCAGAAGCTGGACCGCGCACCCACGGTGAAGGAACTCGCCGACCGTCTCGGCATCACCAACGACGAGGTCGTCGAAGGGATGGCGGCGAGCAACGCGTACACCGCGAGCTCGCTGGACGCACAGCCCGAAGAGGACGACACCGAAGGCGCGCTGGCGGACCGCATCGGCTATGAGGACAACGGTCTCGAAGGCATTGAGTACGTCGAATCGCTCAAGCCGCTGATCGCCGAACTCCCGCCGCGCGACCGCAAGATCCTCTCGCTGCGCTTCGTCGCCAATATGACGCAGTCCGAGATCGGCGAGGAGCTGAACATCTCTCAGATGCATGTCTCCCGTCTGCTCTCCCGCACGCTCGTCAGGCTCCGCAAGGGGCTGATGATCGAGGAGTGA
- a CDS encoding STAS domain-containing protein, whose product MGRGTVGSASQGRLHVAIRHHGASAIVTAAGELDHHTADLLRESLEGCVDEGYARLVVDCSPLEFMDSTGLNVLLGARLKAEAAGGGVHLAGMQPVVARVFEITGAEAVFTVHDSLTEALAD is encoded by the coding sequence ATGGGCCGCGGGACGGTCGGCAGTGCAAGCCAGGGCCGGCTACACGTCGCGATCCGGCATCACGGCGCCAGTGCGATCGTGACCGCCGCGGGTGAGCTCGATCACCACACCGCCGATTTGTTGCGTGAATCACTTGAGGGGTGCGTGGACGAGGGGTATGCACGCCTCGTAGTGGATTGCTCACCCCTTGAGTTCATGGACTCCACCGGACTGAATGTGCTGCTCGGCGCACGCCTGAAAGCGGAGGCCGCGGGGGGCGGAGTCCATCTGGCCGGGATGCAGCCGGTGGTTGCCCGGGTCTTCGAGATCACTGGCGCGGAGGCGGTTTTCACGGTGCACGACTCGCTCACAGAGGCACTCGCCGACTGA
- a CDS encoding ATP-binding protein encodes MSTTRPYPPGDLGPDPGNAGASAAAPATAPLGQVRRLRLAGTRGAVARARDFARQALHDWGWLPAVGGDQRAAAEDVLLVVSELVTNACLHAEGPEELRLRCTAKVLRLEVGDLGAGAPAPRSPHRPGRPGGHGMFIVQRLCLDWGVVRNPDGAGKTVWAELAAPS; translated from the coding sequence ATGAGCACCACCCGGCCGTACCCGCCGGGCGACCTCGGCCCGGACCCGGGCAACGCCGGTGCTTCCGCCGCCGCTCCGGCCACCGCCCCGTTGGGGCAGGTCCGCCGGCTGCGCCTGGCAGGCACCCGAGGCGCCGTCGCGCGCGCCCGCGACTTCGCCCGGCAGGCCCTGCACGACTGGGGCTGGCTGCCGGCCGTCGGCGGCGACCAGCGCGCCGCGGCCGAGGATGTGCTGCTCGTCGTCTCCGAACTGGTCACCAACGCCTGCCTGCACGCCGAAGGGCCGGAGGAACTGCGGCTGCGCTGTACCGCCAAGGTGCTGCGGCTGGAGGTCGGCGACCTCGGCGCGGGGGCGCCGGCGCCGCGCAGCCCGCACCGCCCCGGGCGTCCCGGCGGCCACGGCATGTTCATCGTTCAGCGCCTCTGCCTGGACTGGGGCGTCGTGCGCAACCCGGACGGCGCGGGGAAGACCGTCTGGGCGGAGCTCGCCGCACCGTCCTGA
- a CDS encoding LPXTG cell wall anchor domain-containing protein: protein MARFCEQYGRRARRAAGLAAAVAMTAGSAVMLTAPAAHAEVVDVDYQCKTPIGSKGAISPIDIKGTPSGGAYKLVMSFQKGVSSSPVELGKGAMKPTALIRLGGAENGTVPVAGPANDKAIPANTPIKISDLSGTYTPKASGKVTFTAATLTIKALGTTTTCTPRNNPKPSLTLDVKGSGSTGGAATGGSSGGQLPQTGPADSAIALGTLGGTVLLAGTAGVLWLTRRTGQQRA from the coding sequence GTGGCCCGCTTCTGCGAACAGTACGGCAGGCGCGCGCGCCGGGCGGCCGGCCTGGCCGCCGCCGTGGCGATGACGGCGGGGTCCGCGGTGATGCTCACCGCACCGGCCGCGCACGCCGAGGTCGTCGACGTCGACTACCAGTGCAAGACGCCGATCGGCAGCAAGGGCGCGATATCGCCCATCGACATCAAGGGCACCCCCAGCGGGGGTGCGTACAAACTCGTCATGTCCTTCCAAAAGGGTGTCTCCTCCAGCCCTGTGGAACTGGGGAAAGGTGCGATGAAGCCCACCGCGCTGATCCGGCTGGGCGGCGCGGAGAACGGTACGGTGCCGGTCGCCGGGCCCGCCAACGACAAGGCGATACCGGCCAACACCCCCATCAAAATCAGCGACTTGAGCGGTACGTACACACCCAAGGCCAGCGGCAAGGTCACCTTCACGGCCGCCACGCTCACCATCAAGGCCCTGGGGACGACCACCACCTGCACCCCTCGCAACAACCCCAAACCCTCGCTCACCCTGGACGTCAAGGGATCCGGCAGCACGGGCGGTGCGGCCACGGGCGGCTCCTCCGGCGGACAGCTGCCGCAGACCGGACCCGCCGACTCCGCCATCGCGCTGGGCACGCTCGGTGGCACGGTGCTGCTGGCCGGTACGGCGGGCGTGCTCTGGCTGACCCGCCGCACCGGGCAGCAGCGGGCCTGA
- a CDS encoding COG1470 family protein → MPFRTRATVLGTVLATAAVLLCPAAAVALARPDAAPATASAPDWSLAPAPGDGARPGPQDRPYFYLEGAPGTVMNDRLTLSNPSGRSVTVRLRGTDAGSWIVLAAQQVKVPPRTRASVPFSVTVPGDAVPGDHPGEITATGESGDGGRNGRSRVRVHLRVTGPKLSALTVEQVTVSGRGSAAVIRYALVNRGNTVLRPRLAVRADGLFGPVLRRAARTLPVELRPGERVDRTETWPDPPGLDAVEVRLTATAEGGAQGAATASYTPVPWGGVAGMGVVLVVGGGGWVVVRRRGRAGAADAVGAVPDAVGAEAEDRGGVGGGGDSGGSRPVGGDMANGVRELANARTGTGTGTRTGTGTGARAGTRTSARTGTKKGTKKGTKKGTKAGSGGDRER, encoded by the coding sequence ATGCCGTTCCGTACGCGTGCAACGGTCCTGGGCACGGTCCTCGCGACCGCCGCGGTGCTGCTGTGCCCCGCCGCGGCCGTGGCCCTGGCCCGCCCCGACGCCGCTCCGGCCACCGCGTCGGCACCGGACTGGTCCCTCGCGCCCGCCCCAGGCGACGGGGCCCGGCCGGGGCCGCAGGACCGCCCGTACTTCTATCTGGAGGGCGCGCCCGGCACCGTCATGAACGACCGGCTGACCCTCAGCAATCCCTCCGGGCGGTCCGTCACCGTACGGCTGCGCGGCACGGACGCCGGTTCGTGGATCGTGCTCGCGGCGCAGCAGGTCAAGGTGCCCCCGCGGACGCGCGCGAGTGTGCCGTTCTCGGTGACCGTTCCGGGGGACGCGGTTCCCGGTGACCACCCCGGGGAGATCACCGCGACCGGTGAGAGCGGAGACGGCGGGCGGAACGGGCGGTCCCGGGTGCGGGTTCATCTGCGGGTGACCGGGCCGAAGCTGTCCGCGCTGACGGTCGAGCAGGTGACGGTGAGCGGGCGGGGGAGTGCAGCGGTGATCCGGTACGCGCTGGTCAACCGGGGCAACACGGTGCTCAGACCGCGCCTCGCGGTGCGCGCCGACGGCCTGTTCGGCCCGGTGCTGCGCCGTGCCGCCCGCACCCTGCCAGTCGAACTGCGGCCCGGGGAGCGCGTCGACCGCACCGAGACCTGGCCCGATCCGCCGGGGCTGGACGCGGTGGAGGTACGGCTCACGGCTACGGCGGAGGGCGGGGCGCAGGGAGCGGCCACGGCCAGCTACACCCCGGTTCCGTGGGGCGGGGTCGCGGGGATGGGGGTTGTTCTGGTGGTGGGCGGGGGTGGCTGGGTTGTCGTACGGCGGCGGGGGAGGGCAGGGGCCGCGGATGCGGTGGGGGCGGTCCCGGACGCGGTGGGTGCGGAGGCTGAGGACAGGGGCGGTGTCGGCGGGGGAGGCGACAGCGGGGGCAGTCGGCCCGTCGGCGGTGACATGGCCAATGGCGTACGGGAACTGGCGAACGCGAGGACGGGAACCGGGACAGGCACCAGGACGGGAACGGGGACAGGCGCCAGGGCCGGAACCAGGACAAGCGCCAGGACGGGAACCAAGAAGGGAACCAAGAAGGGAACCAAGAAGGGAACCAAGGCGGGGTCAGGGGGCGATCGTGAGCGGTGA
- a CDS encoding peptide MFS transporter: protein MASSLTKGSAQQGTPADGGKTFFGHPRGLATLFMTEMWERFSYYGMRALLVLYLISGGPDADKAAQGGGLAMDKGTAAAIYSVYVAMVYLLAMPGGWIGDRIWGPRKSVAISAGVIMSGHLLLAVPGQAGFFAGLALVAMGSGLLKSNMSTMVGHLYDGPQDPRRDGGFTIFYMGINIGAFAAPLVIGTVGQSVNWHLGFALAALGMALGLTQFLIGTRHLSPQSSVVPTPLRAEERASWLRKGLIWAAIAAVFYGIVGFSGHFTLNWALIPLALLGLIIPITVLARIKRDRELSDTEQTKVSGYIWFFVAAAVFWMIFDQAGSTMSVFAETKTDGQVFGLSFPSSWFQSVNPLWVMALAPVFAWVWLWLARRDRDREPSTTVKFSMAMFFIGVSFFVFIIPMMMAEDGSKVSPMWLLSIYLIQTIGELCLSPVGLSVTTKMAPQKYAGQMMGVWFLAVTAGDCITSLLSTAGADLSGPPVLAAEAGMAVLAGFAIYLSRKKIVALMGDVR, encoded by the coding sequence ATGGCGTCCAGCCTGACGAAGGGCTCCGCCCAGCAGGGAACCCCTGCAGACGGCGGCAAAACCTTCTTCGGCCACCCACGCGGACTGGCCACTCTCTTCATGACCGAGATGTGGGAGCGCTTCAGCTATTACGGCATGCGCGCCCTGCTCGTGCTCTATCTGATCTCCGGCGGCCCGGACGCCGACAAGGCCGCCCAGGGCGGCGGCCTGGCGATGGACAAGGGCACCGCCGCGGCCATCTACTCCGTCTATGTGGCGATGGTCTACCTGCTGGCCATGCCCGGCGGCTGGATCGGCGACCGCATCTGGGGACCGCGGAAGAGCGTCGCCATCTCGGCGGGTGTCATCATGTCCGGCCACCTGTTGCTGGCCGTACCGGGTCAGGCCGGGTTCTTCGCGGGTCTGGCGCTGGTCGCGATGGGCTCGGGCCTGCTGAAGTCCAACATGTCGACGATGGTCGGCCACCTCTACGACGGTCCCCAGGACCCGCGCCGGGACGGCGGCTTCACCATCTTCTACATGGGCATCAACATCGGTGCCTTCGCCGCGCCGCTGGTCATCGGCACCGTCGGCCAGAGCGTCAACTGGCACCTGGGCTTCGCGCTGGCGGCGCTCGGCATGGCGCTGGGCCTGACGCAGTTCCTGATCGGCACCCGCCACCTCAGCCCGCAGTCCAGCGTCGTGCCGACCCCGCTGCGGGCGGAGGAGCGCGCCTCGTGGCTGCGCAAGGGCCTGATCTGGGCCGCCATCGCCGCGGTGTTCTACGGCATCGTCGGCTTCTCCGGTCACTTCACCCTGAACTGGGCGCTGATCCCGCTCGCCCTGCTCGGCCTGATCATTCCGATCACGGTCCTGGCACGCATCAAGCGCGACCGGGAGCTGAGCGACACCGAGCAGACCAAGGTCAGCGGCTACATCTGGTTCTTCGTGGCCGCCGCGGTGTTCTGGATGATCTTCGACCAGGCGGGCTCGACGATGTCCGTCTTCGCCGAGACGAAGACGGACGGCCAGGTCTTCGGGCTGAGCTTCCCGTCCTCGTGGTTCCAGTCGGTCAACCCGCTGTGGGTCATGGCCCTCGCCCCGGTGTTCGCCTGGGTGTGGCTGTGGCTGGCGCGCCGCGACCGCGACCGCGAGCCGAGCACCACGGTGAAGTTCTCGATGGCGATGTTCTTCATCGGCGTCTCGTTCTTCGTCTTCATCATCCCGATGATGATGGCCGAGGACGGTTCGAAGGTCAGCCCGATGTGGCTGCTGTCCATCTATCTGATCCAGACCATCGGCGAGCTGTGCCTGTCCCCGGTCGGCCTGTCGGTGACCACCAAGATGGCGCCGCAGAAGTACGCCGGCCAGATGATGGGCGTGTGGTTCCTGGCCGTCACCGCGGGCGACTGCATCACCAGCCTGCTCTCCACCGCCGGCGCGGACCTGAGCGGTCCCCCGGTGCTGGCCGCCGAGGCCGGGATGGCGGTGCTGGCCGGTTTCGCGATCTACCTGTCCCGCAAGAAGATCGTCGCGCTTATGGGCGACGTCCGCTGA
- a CDS encoding response regulator transcription factor: MTRVLLAEDDASISEPLARALRREGYEVEVREDGPAALGAGLQGNIDLLVLDLGLPDMDGLEVARRLRNEGHSFPILVLTARADEVDTVVGLDAGADDYVTKPFRLAELLARVRALLRRGAGAEPQQPPATHGVRIDVESHRAWMGDEELQLTAKEFDLLRVLVRDAGRVVTRDQLMREVWDTTWWSSTKTLDMHISWLRKKLGDDAANPRFIATVRGVGFRFEKS; this comes from the coding sequence ATGACCCGTGTACTGCTCGCCGAGGATGACGCGTCCATCTCGGAGCCGCTCGCCCGCGCTCTGCGCCGCGAGGGTTACGAGGTCGAGGTGCGCGAGGACGGCCCCGCGGCGCTCGGCGCCGGTCTCCAGGGCAATATCGACCTGCTCGTGCTCGACCTGGGCCTGCCCGATATGGACGGCCTGGAGGTCGCCCGCCGGCTGCGCAACGAAGGCCACTCCTTCCCCATCCTGGTGCTGACCGCCCGCGCCGACGAGGTGGACACCGTCGTCGGCCTGGACGCCGGAGCCGACGACTACGTCACCAAACCCTTCCGCCTCGCCGAACTCCTCGCCCGCGTACGGGCGCTGCTGCGCCGCGGTGCCGGTGCCGAGCCCCAGCAGCCGCCCGCCACCCACGGCGTACGGATCGACGTGGAGTCGCACCGCGCGTGGATGGGGGACGAGGAACTCCAGCTCACGGCAAAGGAGTTCGACCTGCTGCGGGTCCTGGTGCGGGACGCCGGCCGGGTCGTCACCCGGGACCAGCTGATGCGTGAGGTCTGGGACACCACCTGGTGGTCGTCCACGAAGACGCTGGACATGCACATCTCCTGGCTTCGCAAGAAGCTCGGCGACGATGCCGCCAACCCCCGCTTCATCGCCACCGTCCGCGGTGTCGGCTTCCGATTCGAGAAAAGCTGA